GGAAAATAAGAAAACTACTTGGTATTGCGAGGACTCGGGCACAAATGAAATAGGAGATAAGTGATTCAGCAATTTTCACAAATTAATTTGGTGACGGATGTTGGAGACGGATTACTTCCGTGTCTAACAATAAATTGCTTATTGTTGACCAGTTAAACATGGATAAACAGACTAAGTATATTGTTGACCAGATAATTTTGTCTCTAATTCCGTCTGGAATAGAGACGGAAAAATTTCCGTCGATATTTCACTTTTTCCTAGTAGTTCCCCCGGGGGTTGGCCTGATGGTGTACGACTTGAGACTCAGTAGTGTGCACCTTTCTAAGTCTCAGGTTCAAATCCTCCACATCTTTTATTCTCTTTAAATAATTGATTGTTCAATAGTATAGTTAATACTTGAGTCCTTCAAAAACTGAAAACAAGAATTCAAAGCTAACATAGGGAGAAGTGTGAAAATTTTGTCAGTAAATACAGTAAACTTAAGTCATCATCAAAGTACAAAACTAAGCACATAAGACACAGTTGCTTCAATTATAGACATCAATACTGTATCGGAAAAAATCTATAAAGATAACCACACAGTATGTAGATACATGATAACAATAATTTctagggtgaaatttctagccactaggctacttgacaaaaaaaaaaaaaaatagatacatgataagaatttttattttttttaaaaaatgatggTATGCATGATGCATCAATGCAACAGAACTCATCTCAACTACGTTGGCACCACTCTGCGAGAGTCTACCTATTTTATCAGCACACACATTTCTTTCCCTATAAAGTTGATTAATTACTCTAGGAGAGGTATCCAAATTTCCAACATTATTAATGTATATCGTTTTTTCGTTTCTTTTTTCAGCTAACTTATTTTACAGTCATTACATTAGAGTTTGATAAAAGAACAGAATAATTATCCTTTGTGAGAAAATATATTCTAGAAAGAGTCATTGTCTAATGGAAAATGACCTTTGgttgtttttttcttcatccATATTGATCTTATGGATTAGGTTCGCCGTATCAGTGGCTAAGGGAGTTAAGATGTGACTCTAATAGCTCAAATCCAATAAGCCTTCTTATTGAGTGTGCAAAATGTGTTGCATCTGGAAGCATAAAAAATGCAGATATTGGACTTGAGTATATTTCTCAGATTTCATCACCTTATGGTAGTGCCGTGCAAAGAGTGGTCACTTATTTCAGTGAAGCACTTGGATACAAGATAGTCCAACATTTACCTGGTGTATACAAAGCTCTCAATTCCTCGAAAACTTCATTGTCTTCAGACGATATCCTTGTTCAGAAATACTTCTATGACCTCTGTCCCTTTTTGAAGTTTTCATACCTGATAACAAACCAAGCAATTGTCGAATCAATGGAAAGTGAAAAAGTTGTTCATATTATTGATCTCCATTGTTCCGAGCCAGCACAATGGATAAATCTTATACAAACTTTAAAGAAACGTCATGGAGGTCCGCCTCATCTCAAAATTACAGGCATTCATGAAAAGAAGGAGGTATTGGACCAAATGAGCTTTCATTTGACAACTGAAGCCGGAAATTTGGATTTTCCTTTACAGTTCAATCCAATTGTTAGCAAACTCGAAGATGTTGATTTCGAAAACTTGCCTGTCAAGACAGGAGATGCTGTTGCAATTACTTCTGCTCTTCAGCTGCATTCTCTCCTTGCAACCGATGATGAAATGGTTGGGAAGATCTCGCCAGCAGGACCATCCTCTATCAATCTGCAGAGAGCAG
This portion of the Trifolium pratense cultivar HEN17-A07 linkage group LG3, ARS_RC_1.1, whole genome shotgun sequence genome encodes:
- the LOC123915357 gene encoding GRAS family protein TF80, with the protein product YGLGSPYQWLRELRCDSNSSNPISLLIECAKCVASGSIKNADIGLEYISQISSPYGSAVQRVVTYFSEALGYKIVQHLPGVYKALNSSKTSLSSDDILVQKYFYDLCPFLKFSYLITNQAIVESMESEKVVHIIDLHCSEPAQWINLIQTLKKRHGGPPHLKITGIHEKKEVLDQMSFHLTTEAGNLDFPLQFNPIVSKLEDVDFENLPVKTGDAVAITSALQLHSLLATDDEMVGKISPAGPSSINLQRAGQMGQRTFAEWLERDMINAYISSPDSSLSPLFLGASPKMGIFLNAMRKLKPKLLVITEQESNLNGCNLMERIDRALYFYTSLFDCLDSTVTRTSVERLKLESMLLGEQIKNIITCEGVDRKERHEKVEKWIRRLEMAGFEKVPLSYNGRIEATSLLQR